The Tissierella sp. genome has a segment encoding these proteins:
- a CDS encoding (p)ppGpp synthetase, with protein MKLELFDFIDETLELIEERKESIENVADSLEKFFTDSFFINDHFLNVNYRIKSPESLREKILRHSFYIKYKTPENLLNNLSDLIGFRIECRFIEDEDKIYRDIVELFKIKGDNGFYTNPLNSNIMLQLDVKQPQKQKNGFEIYKIDGKHCKDGVCINFELQIKSLVNVFWGEIDHRILYKNFNYMLTEDFFRDIMSSIKDNLSMIDRQLMLVYNHLNGMDASNSLTKKTQLQALLSKIIHDIYIVKIRQEIGFVVDFKKSTDVIVNYIFMKGGPEESENYSVNFLRILNRLNEIGKNSIPFNRYIKFERDIFFNDNFTRKVGSNILEIINKDFRWNLFFRIIFEIEEGNNAEDFEGFMIFIRYRFHENLMIILEDKYMKESDKEEIVNCILDNIATAFSKEIEVDFLSDCSIKSLNQKIEKNFKNILSFEDWKNSKQEILDLILCHDF; from the coding sequence ATGAAGCTAGAGTTATTTGACTTTATTGATGAAACTTTAGAGCTCATAGAAGAAAGAAAGGAAAGCATAGAAAATGTAGCTGATTCTTTGGAGAAGTTTTTTACTGATAGTTTTTTCATTAATGATCACTTTTTGAATGTTAATTATAGAATTAAATCTCCTGAGAGCTTAAGAGAAAAAATATTACGTCATAGCTTTTATATTAAGTATAAAACACCAGAAAATTTATTAAATAATCTATCGGACCTAATAGGATTTAGGATAGAATGTAGGTTTATTGAAGATGAAGATAAGATTTATAGAGATATTGTAGAGTTATTTAAAATAAAAGGTGATAATGGATTTTACACAAATCCTTTAAATTCAAATATAATGTTGCAATTAGATGTAAAACAGCCTCAAAAGCAAAAAAACGGATTTGAAATATATAAAATAGATGGGAAACATTGCAAAGATGGAGTATGCATTAACTTTGAGCTACAAATAAAATCCCTTGTTAATGTATTCTGGGGAGAAATAGATCATAGAATTTTGTACAAAAACTTTAATTACATGTTAACAGAAGACTTTTTTAGAGATATAATGTCTTCAATTAAAGATAATTTATCCATGATTGATAGGCAATTAATGCTAGTATATAATCATCTAAACGGAATGGATGCAAGCAATTCCTTGACAAAAAAAACTCAATTACAAGCTTTGTTATCTAAGATTATACATGATATATATATAGTTAAAATAAGGCAAGAAATAGGATTTGTAGTAGATTTTAAAAAATCCACAGATGTGATTGTAAATTACATATTTATGAAAGGTGGACCAGAAGAATCAGAAAATTATAGTGTAAATTTCCTTAGAATACTAAACAGATTAAATGAAATAGGGAAAAACAGTATACCTTTTAATAGATATATAAAATTTGAGAGGGATATATTCTTCAATGATAATTTTACAAGAAAAGTAGGGAGTAATATTCTTGAAATCATTAATAAGGACTTTAGATGGAATTTATTCTTCAGAATAATATTTGAAATAGAAGAGGGCAATAATGCTGAAGACTTTGAAGGTTTTATGATATTTATTAGATATAGATTTCATGAAAATTTAATGATTATACTAGAAGATAAATACATGAAAGAATCTGATAAGGAAGAAATTGTCAACTGCATATTGGATAATATAGCAACTGCATTTTCCAAAGAAATAGAGGTTGATTTCTTAAGTGATTGTAGCATTAAATCATTAAATCAAAAGATCGAAAAGAATTTTAAAAACATTCTATCCTTTGAGGATTGGAAGAATAGTAAACAAGAAATTTTAGATTTAATATTATGCCATGATTTTTAA
- a CDS encoding DUF4153 domain-containing protein, giving the protein MQLFNRVKLTLISIKKSIERFPITVAVSTILVIILIYLNESHIIGNSRETLQKINLVLGLGIPLSLCIGLLIERFFRNDRHKSMALYMVGIAFLILYYFAFLETSGIVAISRYLATMISLILAFLYTSRIGRKDGYEYYVMDVYSSFALTFIYSFILYFGIVAILFTINQLFDANINGEIYYYMFLVVSLIFAISLFLSKLPSVGEEYHGVEYTKPLKILLTYIVIPLITIYTTILYVYFAKILITGEWPRGLVSHLVLWYSTISVGVIFLITPILEENKVAKMFKFWFPKIILPILFMMFMSIYQRINQYGITENRYYLVVLGLWVLGIMIYFSLKKPLRNIIIPISLSIIMLNSVFGPLSSFAISKYSQNKRFESILQENNMLSASEIAKNDSISTDDKREISNIISYFNNNHKLEDIKILPKDFDLDKMESTFGFKYEPYYSYPYEQSKYFYYGTNNAEDVIDISGYNYYLNMNSWNENNREVDGLILKYNRANNTLTISSDEIDILEQDITDFVKDIYEKQEAKSPNEGKTMVDYKDMSYSVAINSDSHNIDLKFIFTEINLRIDENNNFVIENASFILLISNK; this is encoded by the coding sequence ATGCAATTATTTAACAGAGTAAAATTAACTTTAATAAGCATAAAAAAAAGCATAGAAAGATTTCCAATAACAGTAGCTGTATCTACAATTTTGGTTATCATTCTTATTTATTTAAATGAAAGTCATATAATAGGTAACAGTAGAGAAACCTTACAGAAGATAAACTTAGTTCTAGGACTTGGCATACCTTTATCCCTTTGTATTGGACTGCTAATAGAAAGATTTTTTAGAAATGATAGACATAAATCAATGGCTTTATATATGGTTGGGATTGCTTTTCTAATACTATATTATTTTGCCTTTCTTGAGACTTCTGGAATAGTAGCCATATCTAGATATTTAGCAACTATGATTTCTTTGATTTTGGCATTTCTTTATACATCTAGAATTGGCAGGAAAGATGGATATGAATACTATGTAATGGATGTATATTCTAGTTTTGCTTTAACCTTTATATATTCATTCATTCTTTATTTTGGTATAGTAGCAATATTATTTACTATCAACCAATTGTTTGATGCTAATATAAATGGTGAAATTTATTATTATATGTTTTTAGTAGTATCTTTGATATTTGCCATTTCTTTATTTTTGTCAAAATTACCATCTGTAGGCGAAGAGTACCATGGTGTAGAATATACAAAACCCTTAAAGATACTTTTGACCTATATAGTTATTCCTTTGATAACAATCTATACTACAATTCTCTATGTGTATTTTGCAAAAATACTTATTACTGGAGAATGGCCTAGGGGGTTAGTATCTCATCTAGTATTATGGTATTCCACCATATCTGTTGGAGTTATATTTTTAATTACTCCAATTTTAGAGGAAAATAAAGTAGCAAAGATGTTTAAGTTTTGGTTTCCAAAAATAATATTACCAATTCTTTTTATGATGTTTATGTCTATTTACCAAAGAATAAATCAATATGGCATAACAGAAAATAGATATTACTTAGTAGTTCTTGGATTATGGGTTTTAGGAATAATGATATATTTTTCATTAAAGAAACCCTTAAGAAATATTATTATACCTATTAGTTTATCCATTATAATGTTAAATTCAGTATTCGGACCCCTCAGTAGTTTTGCTATATCCAAATATAGTCAAAATAAAAGATTTGAAAGCATATTACAGGAAAACAATATGTTATCTGCTAGTGAGATTGCTAAAAATGATAGTATTTCAACTGATGATAAGAGAGAGATTAGTAATATAATTAGTTATTTTAACAATAATCATAAGTTAGAAGACATTAAAATTCTGCCAAAGGACTTTGACTTAGATAAAATGGAGAGTACATTTGGATTTAAATATGAGCCATATTATTCCTATCCATATGAGCAGAGTAAATATTTTTATTATGGTACTAATAATGCAGAGGATGTTATTGATATAAGCGGATATAATTATTATCTAAATATGAATTCGTGGAATGAAAACAATAGAGAAGTTGATGGTTTAATTCTAAAATATAATAGAGCAAACAATACTCTGACTATATCTAGTGATGAGATAGATATACTAGAACAAGATATAACTGATTTTGTAAAAGATATTTATGAAAAACAGGAAGCTAAAAGTCCAAATGAAGGGAAAACCATGGTTGATTATAAGGATATGAGTTATAGCGTGGCAATTAATAGTGATTCCCATAATATTGACCTGAAATTCATATTTACAGAGATAAATCTGAGAATAGATGAAAATAATAACTTTGTAATCGAAAATGCAAGTTTTATATTATTGATTAGTAATAAGTGA
- a CDS encoding ferritin family protein produces the protein MYKEELDIISQAIINEIEGYEFYKMASNQIGTADSKEAFLELANEELKHIEYLKALFNKIKDNNEDDIRLALETSPPSPNIYKWNKVDKEYTSLAMSVFGIGIQMEKASIEFYEDAKSKTNFDEGRKLFDLLIKWERVHLDQFTEQYNKHKTDWWSDQSFAPF, from the coding sequence ATGTATAAGGAAGAACTAGATATAATAAGTCAAGCAATTATAAATGAGATTGAAGGTTATGAATTTTATAAGATGGCTTCAAATCAAATAGGAACTGCAGATAGTAAGGAAGCTTTTTTAGAATTAGCTAATGAGGAGTTAAAACACATAGAATACTTAAAAGCATTATTTAATAAAATTAAAGATAATAATGAGGATGATATAAGATTAGCATTAGAAACATCTCCACCTTCACCCAACATATATAAATGGAATAAGGTAGATAAAGAATATACTTCATTAGCCATGTCAGTTTTTGGGATAGGGATTCAGATGGAGAAAGCATCTATAGAGTTCTATGAAGATGCAAAATCAAAGACAAATTTTGATGAGGGTAGGAAACTATTTGATTTACTGATTAAATGGGAAAGAGTCCACCTAGATCAATTTACTGAACAATATAACAAGCATAAGACTGATTGGTGGTCTGACCAAAGTTTTGCACCTTTTTAG
- the msrA gene encoding peptide-methionine (S)-S-oxide reductase MsrA has product MKEIYLAGGCFWGVEEYMSRIDGVVDTAVGYANGIKENPTYEEVCTGITGHAETTYVKFDDKIVTLEEILNKFWKIVDPTILNRQGPDIGNQYRTGIYYIDETDLEPINKTLEEQKNKYDKPIVTEIMELKCFYEAEEYHQDYLKKNPGGYCHINLNI; this is encoded by the coding sequence ATGAAAGAGATATATTTGGCTGGAGGATGTTTTTGGGGTGTAGAAGAATATATGTCAAGGATAGATGGAGTTGTGGATACAGCTGTAGGATATGCAAATGGGATCAAAGAAAACCCAACTTATGAGGAAGTATGTACAGGTATTACTGGTCATGCAGAGACTACTTATGTAAAATTTGATGATAAGATTGTAACTTTAGAAGAAATATTAAATAAGTTTTGGAAAATAGTAGATCCTACTATATTAAACAGACAAGGTCCAGATATAGGAAATCAATATAGAACTGGGATTTACTATATTGATGAAACTGACTTAGAACCAATAAATAAAACTTTAGAAGAACAGAAAAATAAATATGATAAACCAATAGTAACTGAGATTATGGAACTGAAATGCTTCTATGAAGCAGAGGAATATCATCAAGATTATTTGAAGAAAAATCCAGGTGGTTATTGCCACATTAACTTAAATATCTAA
- a CDS encoding radical SAM/SPASM domain-containing protein, which translates to MKRFKKVYIEITNVCNLQCEFCPKTARKAKFMTIEEFNYILDQVKEFTDHIYFHVKGEPLVHPRIGEFLDIAHDKELKVNITTNGTLINEVKEKLINKPALRQINISLHSFDGNKGMEDKSGYLDNIFRFIRESRDSKVDKDIELLIIALRLWNLSKDDLINKEPSKNREILNRIEAEFNLEFDIEDKINLERGIRIGEKIYLNHESEFVWPDLNNEIFEDEGFCYGLRDQIGILVDGTVIPCCLDGEGKLDLGNIFETMFSEIIAGKRAKKIYDGFSRRIIVEEMCKRCGFRTKIN; encoded by the coding sequence ATGAAGAGGTTTAAAAAAGTATATATAGAAATAACTAATGTATGTAATCTTCAATGTGAATTTTGCCCTAAGACAGCTAGGAAAGCTAAATTTATGACCATAGAGGAATTCAATTATATTTTAGATCAAGTAAAAGAATTTACAGATCATATTTATTTTCATGTAAAAGGTGAACCCCTTGTACATCCTAGAATAGGTGAATTTTTAGATATTGCCCATGATAAAGAACTTAAAGTAAATATAACTACCAATGGGACACTAATTAACGAAGTAAAGGAAAAATTAATAAACAAGCCTGCATTGAGACAAATTAACATATCTTTACATAGCTTTGATGGAAACAAGGGAATGGAAGATAAAAGTGGTTATTTAGATAATATTTTTAGATTTATTAGGGAATCTAGAGACTCAAAGGTGGACAAGGATATAGAGTTGCTGATAATTGCCCTTAGACTTTGGAACTTGTCTAAGGATGATTTGATTAATAAAGAACCTAGTAAAAATAGGGAAATCCTAAATAGAATTGAAGCTGAGTTCAATTTAGAATTTGATATAGAGGATAAAATAAATCTAGAAAGAGGAATTAGGATAGGAGAGAAGATATATTTAAACCACGAATCAGAGTTCGTATGGCCAGATTTAAATAATGAGATATTTGAGGATGAAGGATTTTGCTATGGATTAAGAGATCAAATTGGTATTCTAGTAGATGGTACTGTGATTCCATGTTGCTTAGATGGTGAAGGGAAGTTAGACTTAGGAAATATATTTGAAACTATGTTCTCTGAAATAATAGCTGGAAAACGGGCAAAAAAAATTTATGATGGATTTTCTAGAAGAATAATAGTTGAAGAAATGTGTAAAAGGTGTGGTTTTAGAACTAAGATTAATTAG
- a CDS encoding anaerobic ribonucleoside triphosphate reductase → MITKVKKRDGREVPFNIEKISNAIFKAAQAAGGQDYKISMALAEKVIMLTDGKFQGKIPGVEDLQDMVEKVLIESGHAKTAKEYILYRAERNRVREMDTRLMKVFEDLTFKEAKDVDIKRENANIDGDTAMGTMLKYGSESAKQFYDLFVLNPEHSKAHKAGDIHIHDLDFLTLTTTCCQIDIVELFKNGFSTGHGFLREPNDIHSYSALACIAIQSNQNDQHGGQSIPNFDFGMAPGVRKTYIKQYRQNLRKAIELLVEDIDLDDNLENVFKILEEEYNLVPTLCDSEEYKVKEAEYLTELLNDNKMIGKIQKFAEKNSYKDTDKRTFQAMEALIHNLNTMHSRAGAQIPFSSINYGTDTSVEGRMVIKNLLLSSEQGLGNGETPIFPIQIFKVKEGINYNKDDINYDLFKLSCKVSAKRLFPNFSFIDAPFNIKYYKEGKPETEVAYMGCRTRVIGNVYDPSREIVNGRGNLSFTTINLPRLGIRNKGNINGFYKELDETINLVIEQLIERFEIQASKKVNNYPFLMGQGIWMDSDKLSRDEEIREVLKHGTLSIGFIGLAECLKALIGMHHGESTEAQNLGKAIVKHMRDRMDDISKQYKMNFTLIATPAEGTAGRFIKIDREVFGDIEDITTKEYYTNSFHVPVYHKIRAIDKINIEAPYHELTNAGHITYVELDGDPLQNIEAFEKIVRAMKEAGIGYGSINHPVDRDPVCGYTGVIGDVCPQCGRKEGNIKFERIRRITGYLVGTLDRFNDAKKAEERDRVKHFSCTNK, encoded by the coding sequence ATGATTACAAAAGTTAAGAAAAGAGATGGTAGGGAAGTACCTTTTAATATTGAGAAGATTTCTAATGCTATATTTAAAGCTGCTCAAGCGGCTGGTGGGCAGGATTATAAAATATCCATGGCATTAGCAGAAAAAGTTATAATGCTTACTGATGGAAAATTTCAGGGTAAAATTCCTGGAGTAGAGGATTTGCAGGATATGGTTGAGAAAGTTCTTATAGAATCAGGACATGCTAAGACTGCTAAAGAGTACATATTATATAGGGCAGAAAGAAACAGAGTACGAGAAATGGATACTCGACTTATGAAGGTATTCGAAGATTTGACATTTAAAGAAGCTAAAGATGTGGATATTAAAAGGGAGAATGCAAATATTGATGGAGATACTGCCATGGGAACTATGCTTAAATATGGTTCGGAATCTGCAAAGCAATTTTACGATTTATTTGTACTAAATCCTGAACATTCAAAAGCTCATAAGGCTGGTGATATTCATATACATGATTTGGATTTTTTGACTTTGACTACTACTTGTTGTCAAATAGATATTGTTGAGTTATTTAAAAATGGATTTAGTACGGGACATGGTTTTTTAAGGGAACCAAATGATATACATTCATATTCGGCTTTAGCTTGTATTGCTATTCAATCAAATCAGAATGATCAACATGGTGGTCAATCCATACCAAATTTTGATTTTGGAATGGCGCCAGGAGTTAGAAAGACTTATATAAAACAATATAGACAGAACTTAAGAAAAGCTATTGAGTTATTAGTTGAAGATATAGATTTAGATGATAATTTAGAAAATGTTTTTAAGATTTTAGAAGAAGAATATAATTTAGTACCTACATTATGTGATAGTGAAGAATATAAGGTGAAAGAGGCTGAATATTTAACAGAACTATTAAATGATAATAAAATGATTGGAAAGATACAGAAATTTGCTGAGAAGAACAGCTATAAAGATACAGATAAAAGAACTTTTCAAGCTATGGAGGCTTTGATCCATAATTTAAATACTATGCATTCTAGAGCCGGAGCACAAATTCCATTTAGCTCTATAAATTATGGAACTGATACATCTGTAGAAGGTAGAATGGTAATTAAAAATTTGCTTTTATCTTCGGAGCAGGGACTTGGAAATGGTGAAACTCCAATATTTCCTATTCAAATTTTCAAAGTTAAAGAGGGAATTAATTATAATAAAGATGATATAAACTATGATTTATTCAAGTTATCATGCAAAGTAAGCGCAAAAAGATTGTTTCCTAACTTCTCATTTATTGATGCTCCATTTAACATTAAATACTACAAAGAAGGTAAACCAGAAACGGAGGTTGCCTACATGGGATGTAGAACTAGAGTAATTGGAAATGTCTATGATCCTTCCCGAGAAATAGTAAATGGAAGAGGAAATCTAAGTTTTACAACAATCAATTTGCCTAGGTTAGGTATTAGAAACAAAGGGAATATCAATGGATTCTATAAGGAATTAGATGAAACTATTAATTTAGTCATTGAACAATTGATAGAGAGATTTGAGATTCAGGCTAGCAAGAAAGTAAACAATTATCCATTTTTAATGGGACAAGGTATTTGGATGGATTCAGATAAATTATCTAGAGATGAAGAGATTAGAGAAGTATTAAAACATGGTACATTATCAATTGGATTTATAGGTTTGGCGGAATGTTTAAAAGCTTTAATAGGAATGCATCATGGCGAAAGTACAGAAGCACAAAATCTTGGAAAAGCAATTGTTAAACATATGAGAGATAGAATGGATGATATTAGTAAACAATACAAAATGAATTTTACTTTAATAGCAACTCCAGCAGAAGGTACTGCTGGTAGATTTATAAAAATAGATAGAGAAGTATTTGGAGATATTGAGGACATTACTACAAAGGAATATTATACTAATAGTTTTCATGTCCCTGTTTATCATAAGATTAGAGCTATAGATAAAATTAATATTGAAGCACCTTACCATGAGTTAACAAATGCTGGACATATAACCTATGTAGAATTAGATGGGGATCCATTGCAAAATATTGAAGCTTTTGAAAAAATAGTTAGAGCTATGAAGGAAGCTGGAATTGGATACGGCTCAATTAATCACCCTGTAGATAGAGATCCAGTATGTGGTTATACAGGAGTAATTGGAGACGTATGTCCCCAATGTGGAAGGAAAGAAGGAAATATAAAATTTGAAAGAATTCGTCGTATTACTGGATATTTAGTAGGTACTCTAGATAGATTCAACGATGCTAAAAAGGCAGAGGAAAGAGATAGAGTAAAACATTTCTCTTGTACTAACAAATAG
- the nrdG gene encoding anaerobic ribonucleoside-triphosphate reductase activating protein yields the protein MEEIRIAGIEEESIVDGPGIRMVIFTQGCNHNCPECHNPETHSFRGGKLIDIDDIINMIKQNPLLDGITLSGGEPFEQAYECSVLAMKVKKLGLNVVTYTGYRFEEILASDKFRSLLFQTDILIDGKFDIAEKSLMLQFRGSKNQRIIDVKKYLGK from the coding sequence ATGGAAGAAATAAGAATAGCAGGTATAGAAGAAGAATCTATTGTAGATGGACCAGGTATTAGAATGGTAATATTTACACAGGGATGTAATCACAACTGTCCCGAATGTCATAATCCTGAGACCCATTCTTTTCGTGGGGGAAAGCTAATTGATATAGACGATATCATTAATATGATTAAGCAAAACCCCTTGCTAGATGGAATTACTCTTAGTGGGGGAGAGCCATTTGAACAAGCTTATGAATGTAGTGTTTTGGCAATGAAGGTAAAGAAATTAGGCTTAAATGTGGTTACTTATACAGGATATAGATTTGAAGAGATATTAGCTAGTGATAAATTTAGATCTTTACTATTTCAGACAGATATCTTAATAGATGGAAAATTTGATATAGCAGAGAAATCTTTAATGTTACAATTTAGGGGATCTAAAAATCAAAGAATAATAGATGTAAAAAAATATTTAGGTAAGTAG
- a CDS encoding GAF domain-containing protein: protein MFKLDAIKNMNQEERLKYMLILLKGQISSEQDSLANISNVTGIIMACVDRINWAGFYILRDNELVLGPFQGLPACNRIAIGKGVCGTAVESREVQLVADVHLFPGHIACDDASNSELVIPIIKDNKVYGVLDLDSPIKNRFTELEKGYFIKLVDILNEYIDWENI from the coding sequence ATGTTTAAATTAGATGCTATTAAAAACATGAATCAAGAAGAACGACTTAAATATATGCTAATACTTTTGAAAGGCCAAATTAGTTCTGAACAAGATAGTTTAGCTAATATTTCAAATGTAACAGGCATAATAATGGCCTGCGTGGATAGAATAAATTGGGCAGGGTTTTATATTCTAAGAGATAATGAATTGGTTCTAGGGCCATTTCAGGGGTTGCCAGCTTGTAATAGGATTGCCATTGGCAAAGGTGTTTGTGGTACAGCTGTAGAATCTAGAGAGGTGCAATTAGTAGCAGATGTACATTTGTTTCCAGGTCATATAGCATGTGATGATGCATCGAATTCAGAATTAGTTATTCCAATAATTAAGGATAATAAGGTTTATGGAGTTCTAGATTTAGACAGTCCTATAAAGAATAGATTTACCGAATTAGAAAAAGGTTATTTTATAAAGCTTGTAGATATATTAAATGAGTATATAGATTGGGAAAACATCTAG
- a CDS encoding aminoacyl-histidine dipeptidase: MGILDGIRPERVMYYFEEISKIPRCSYDEKRISDYLVEVGKNLGLEVIQDEALNVIIKKLAYKGYENSPIIVLQGHMDMVGEKTDDSDHDFSKDPIKLEIEGDNILARVTTLGADNGIAVAMCLALLESKDIPHPRLEVLVTSNEESGMSGADALDIKNIDGRILINIDSEEEGKILVSCAGGERNIITIPINWSEISKGKDAYEIIVAGLQGGHSGMEINKYRGNSNKILARVLHRINMDTDMDLSFIEGGSKSNAIPRYAKAIISLSNDKVEVVKDTVSKIENELKAELASSDKGIELIFKKSEEKINRVFHKDIMMKIITALMILPNGVQTMSMDIEGLVESSNNVGVVKTTEDGVTIESAMRSSVGTLKSYISDQIRIIAENIGAKWMSSSSYPAWEYNRDSYIREVFKKSYKEISGEEIKIAAIHAGLECGLFKEKFGEMDMVSFGPNMHGVHAPGEKLSISSTERTYELLLKVLEKIK; this comes from the coding sequence ATGGGAATATTGGATGGAATTAGACCAGAAAGAGTAATGTATTACTTTGAGGAAATATCTAAAATACCTAGATGTTCATACGATGAAAAGAGGATTAGCGATTATTTGGTTGAAGTTGGAAAGAACCTAGGTTTAGAGGTAATACAAGATGAAGCCCTAAATGTAATCATCAAGAAGCTAGCATATAAAGGTTATGAAAATAGTCCAATTATTGTACTACAAGGACATATGGATATGGTAGGAGAAAAAACTGATGACTCAGATCACGATTTTTCCAAAGATCCAATTAAGCTTGAGATTGAAGGAGACAATATATTAGCAAGGGTAACAACATTAGGAGCAGATAACGGAATTGCAGTTGCCATGTGTTTGGCATTACTAGAGTCCAAGGATATACCTCATCCAAGGCTAGAAGTCTTAGTTACATCTAATGAGGAATCAGGCATGTCTGGAGCAGATGCTTTAGATATAAAAAATATAGATGGTAGGATTCTAATAAATATCGACTCCGAAGAAGAAGGTAAGATACTTGTTAGTTGTGCGGGAGGAGAGAGAAATATTATTACTATTCCAATTAATTGGAGTGAAATATCTAAAGGAAAAGATGCCTATGAGATTATTGTTGCAGGATTACAAGGTGGACATTCAGGTATGGAAATCAATAAATATAGAGGAAATTCCAACAAAATATTAGCTAGAGTACTTCATAGAATAAATATGGATACAGATATGGATTTATCTTTTATAGAAGGTGGATCTAAATCCAATGCTATACCTAGATATGCTAAAGCAATTATTTCTCTTTCAAATGATAAAGTTGAAGTGGTCAAAGATACTGTTTCAAAGATAGAAAATGAATTAAAAGCTGAGTTAGCTTCTTCTGATAAGGGTATTGAATTGATTTTTAAAAAATCTGAAGAAAAAATAAATAGAGTTTTTCATAAAGACATTATGATGAAAATTATTACTGCTTTAATGATATTGCCAAATGGGGTTCAAACTATGAGTATGGACATAGAAGGGTTGGTTGAGAGTTCTAATAATGTTGGTGTAGTTAAAACTACAGAAGATGGAGTAACCATTGAGTCTGCCATGAGATCATCCGTAGGAACATTAAAATCCTATATTTCAGATCAGATAAGGATAATTGCAGAAAACATAGGTGCTAAATGGATGAGTTCTTCTTCATATCCAGCTTGGGAATATAACAGAGATTCCTATATAAGAGAAGTTTTCAAAAAATCATATAAAGAAATTTCTGGGGAAGAAATAAAGATTGCAGCTATTCATGCAGGACTTGAGTGTGGACTATTTAAAGAGAAGTTTGGTGAAATGGATATGGTATCATTTGGACCAAATATGCATGGGGTTCATGCGCCTGGGGAGAAACTTAGTATATCTTCAACTGAAAGAACTTATGAGTTATTACTAAAAGTCTTGGAAAAAATAAAATAA
- a CDS encoding DUF1292 domain-containing protein — MDKKKDETFEYNDEHCGGCGCGTDCGEEHDHDHMMFEDDEDEIMYLTLDDDTELECTVLGIFEVEDVEYIALLPIGEDEVLLYKYVQLEEEDFDLLPIENEEEFETVSEAFYALFSDDEDEFVEYENYDVEEDKE, encoded by the coding sequence ATGGACAAGAAAAAAGATGAAACTTTTGAATACAATGATGAGCATTGTGGTGGATGTGGATGTGGAACAGATTGTGGAGAAGAACATGATCACGATCACATGATGTTTGAAGATGATGAAGATGAAATAATGTATCTTACACTTGATGATGATACTGAATTAGAGTGTACAGTTCTAGGTATATTTGAAGTTGAAGATGTTGAATACATTGCATTATTACCTATTGGAGAAGATGAAGTATTACTATACAAATATGTTCAGCTAGAGGAAGAAGATTTTGACTTATTACCAATAGAAAATGAAGAAGAATTTGAAACTGTATCAGAAGCTTTCTATGCTCTATTTTCAGATGATGAAGATGAATTTGTTGAATATGAAAACTATGATGTAGAAGAAGATAAGGAATAA